In the Psychromicrobium lacuslunae genome, GCTTCCGCCAGCTGTGCAGCCCTTTCGTTCCGTCAATCGAGCCAAACAATGGCCGACGTCGAGCCTCAGGCAGCACCTTAAAGGGAGTACGAACTCTTGACCGTTGAGAATAACCAGCTGCTTGCCGAGGACGGCGACAGCGAAATTACAGTTGATGCCACGCTGAGCAGCAACGAAGATCCGCACCACGAAGCTAAAGAGACCTTTGCCGACTTCTCGGTCCGGGAAGACATTGTGGAGGCGCTAGCCGATGCTGGCATAGTGCACCCCTTCCCGATTCAGTCAATGACTTTGCCGGTCGCGCTTTCCGGCCACGACATTATTGGCCAGGCGAAAACCGGTACCGGTAAGACCCTCGGCTTTGGCATTCCGGTGCTGCAACGCATCGTTGCAGCTAAGGACGAGGGCTATGAAGCGCTGGCCGCTCCCGGCGCCCCGCAGGCCCTGATTGTGGTTCCGACTCGGGAACTCGCCGTTCAGGTTGCCAATGACCTGCAAACCGCCGCCCGTAAGCGCGGTGCGCGGATCACCACGATCTACGGAGGCCGGGCTTTCGAGCCGCAAATCGAATCCCTCACCAAGGGCGTTGATGTGGTCGTCGGCACCCCGGGTCGACTGATCGATCTGTATAAGCAACGTCACCTTAATTTGAAAAACGTCAAAATGGTGGTGCTCGACGAGGCCGACGAGATGCTCGATCTCGGCTTCCTGCCCGATGTGGAAACCCTGATGGCGGCCACCCCGGCAGTGCGGCAAACCATGCTGTTCTCGGCTACCATGCCGGGGCCGATTATCGCGATGGCTCGCCGTTATATGACTCAGCCAACCCACATCCGGGCCGCTGATCCGGACGACGAGGGCCTGACTAAGCGCGATATCCGCCAGCTGGTCTACCGTGCGCACAGCATGGACAAGACCGAGGTGGTGGCACGCATTCTGCAGGCTCGCGGACGGGGCCGGACGATTATTTTCACCAAGACTAAGCGCACCGCTGCCAAGGTTGCTGAGGAACTGGTAGATCGCGGTTTTGCCGCCGCTGCGATCCACGGCGACCTGGGCCAAGGTGCCCGCGAGCAGGCACTACGCGCCTTCCGCAATAATAAGGTTGATGTGCTGGTGGCGACCGATGTGGCGGCCCGTGGCATTGACGTCGACGATGTCACCCACGTGATCAACTACCAGTGCGTGGAAGATGAGAAGATCTACCTGCACCGGGTGGGCCGCACCGGCCGAGCTGGCAATAAAGGTACCGCGGTGACCTTCGTCGACTGGGACGATATGCCGCGCTGGGGGCTGATCAACAAAACCCTCGGCCTGCCTTTCGACGAGCCAGTGGAAACCTATTCATCCTCCCCTCACCTCTACACCGACCTGGATATCCCGGAGGGAACCAAGGGCCGGCTGCCGCGTAGTCAGCGCACCCACGCCGGTTTGAACGCCGAGGAGATTGAGGATCTTGGCGAGACCGGAAAACGGCAGAACTCGGGCTCTCAGGGTGGCAACCGGAACAGCTCGCGAGGCAATGGCGCAGGCCGTCAGGACAGCCGCAATGGCGATCGGAAACGTTCCGGGCAGCGCCGAGATGGCGACTCGTCCCGTCGTCGTCGATCAGCAGCTGAAGACGGTGCGGAAAAGCAGGGCGACAACTCAGGCCAGGGAGCCGATGCCGCTCAGCCGACCCGGGCGCGCAGCCAACGCCAACGCACCCGGCGCCGCAATGGCGAGGTTGTCAGTAAAGACAGCCAGCCCTCAGCCGACGCCTAACCGTCAGTGGCGGACTTGCGATGGAGCCCGGAGGGCCCCAATTTAGTGGTGCGAGCGGAGAACTCAGATTTTCTGCCAAGCTTGCCGGATGGATCGTTCTCGCTGATCTATTTGGATCCACCGTTCAATACCGGGCGGGTGCAGTCCCGACAGAACACCATGATGGTGCGCAGCACAACCGGTTCGCGGACCGGATTTGCCGGGCATAACTACGAGACCGTCAAGGGCTCGCTGCACAGTTACGATGACGCCTTCACCGACTACTGGGCCTTTCTGGAACCTCGGCTAATCGAAGCTTGGCGTCTGCTGCGGCAGGACGGCACCCTGTATTTGCATCTTGACTATCGGGAAGTGCATTACGCCAAGGTAATGCTGGACGCGATTTTTGGCCGTGAATGTTTCTTGAATGAGATCATCTGGGCCTATGACTACGGCGCCCGGGCGAAGAGCCGCTGGCCAACCAAGCACGACAATATCCTGGTCTACGTCAAAGATCCGGCGAAATACCACTTCGACAGCGCAGCCG is a window encoding:
- a CDS encoding DEAD/DEAH box helicase, which codes for MLAEDGDSEITVDATLSSNEDPHHEAKETFADFSVREDIVEALADAGIVHPFPIQSMTLPVALSGHDIIGQAKTGTGKTLGFGIPVLQRIVAAKDEGYEALAAPGAPQALIVVPTRELAVQVANDLQTAARKRGARITTIYGGRAFEPQIESLTKGVDVVVGTPGRLIDLYKQRHLNLKNVKMVVLDEADEMLDLGFLPDVETLMAATPAVRQTMLFSATMPGPIIAMARRYMTQPTHIRAADPDDEGLTKRDIRQLVYRAHSMDKTEVVARILQARGRGRTIIFTKTKRTAAKVAEELVDRGFAAAAIHGDLGQGAREQALRAFRNNKVDVLVATDVAARGIDVDDVTHVINYQCVEDEKIYLHRVGRTGRAGNKGTAVTFVDWDDMPRWGLINKTLGLPFDEPVETYSSSPHLYTDLDIPEGTKGRLPRSQRTHAGLNAEEIEDLGETGKRQNSGSQGGNRNSSRGNGAGRQDSRNGDRKRSGQRRDGDSSRRRRSAAEDGAEKQGDNSGQGADAAQPTRARSQRQRTRRRNGEVVSKDSQPSADA
- a CDS encoding DNA-methyltransferase, with translation MADLRWSPEGPNLVVRAENSDFLPSLPDGSFSLIYLDPPFNTGRVQSRQNTMMVRSTTGSRTGFAGHNYETVKGSLHSYDDAFTDYWAFLEPRLIEAWRLLRQDGTLYLHLDYREVHYAKVMLDAIFGRECFLNEIIWAYDYGARAKSRWPTKHDNILVYVKDPAKYHFDSAAVDREPYMAPGLVTAEKAALGKLPTDVWWHTIVSPTGKEKTGYPTQKPEGLIRRVVTASSQPGDWVLDFFAGSGTLGSVAAALDRRFVCIDQNPEAIGIMSARLGRFAEIIE